The DNA region CAGGCTGGAGGTTCGGACTACGGCTTACGGCTTGCCGCGCGCAGCGCCGATGTCGTGTTTGCGGCAGCCGGGGATTTGACGACGGCGCTGCGGGAGGCAGAGCGCCTGCGCGCTCTCTCTCATCAATTCGGCCGCCGCGTGGCTCCGCTCATCCTGCCCGGTCTTGTTACCTGCATCGGCGGCACCGAGAAAGAAGCGCAACGTCGAAAAAAGGAGCTGGACGACTTGCTTGATCTACAGCACGCCATCGTCGCTCTCGCACGTAGCATGGACGTGCCGGTCGAGAAGCTCAGTCTCGACGAGTCCATTCCCGAGGAGATTTTGCCTGATCCGAACGATGTTCCGTTTTCAGTCGGTCACCATCGCACGATTGAATCTCTGGCACGTCAAGGCCGGACGGTTCGCGAGATCATCAGTAGCGTCCAAGCTTTTGGTCATCGCTTGTTCGTGGGCGCGCCCGAGCAGATCGCCGATTCGATTGAGACATGGTTCCACGCTGGCGCAGTTGACGGTTTCAACATTATTCCAGATGTGCTGACGGACGGCGCACCGGCCTTTGTCGAGCATGTCGTGCCCGTCCTCCAGAAGCGCGGGCTGTTCCGTACCGAATATCGGGGAGAGACATTGCGCGAGCATTTCGGGATTCCCCTCAACGTTGAACCCGCAAACATGGCGAGTACTTCGGCGCACTGACGCTGCACTCGTCCACATTCATTGCTTTGGAGCTTGGTTATGTCTGTCTTGGATGCAAAATCATCGAGGCGTTTCACCGCCCAGTCGAACAATCGTGGAAGGAAGGCGGCGGCTATCCTGTTCGTGCTCGCAAGCCTGTCACAGTTGGTGCCCAGCAGCCATGCCGAAGAGGCATCAGCCGGCAATGTGAAGCGAGGAGGCATTATTCGTTACGGGCATTTTCAAGAGCCGCCTTGCCTGTTCGGAGGATGGGTGCAGCAATGGTATCTTCAACGCCAGTACAGCGACAATTTGGTCGCTCGGAGTGAAGACGGCAAGATTGTGCCTTGGCTGGCTGAGGCGTGGACAATCTCCGACGACAAAATGACGTACACGTTCGAGATAAGGCCGAATGTGAAATTTACCGATGGGACGCCCCTCGATGCCCAAGCCATCGCTGACAATATCAACGGATGGCTCAGCAACAATCCGGATCTTCGCAATCCGACCGCTGCTCCTTATCTTAATGACAGCTTTGAATCGGCAAAGGCAATCGCGCCTCTGAGGCTGCAAGTAACCTTGAAGGTGCCGTTCCAGCCGTTGCTCAATGTGTTCGCCCAATCCTCACAAGGCATTTTGTCGCCAACTTCGCTCAAGCGTGGCCTTGCTGTGAATTGCGAAAAGCCGGTCGGCTCAGGTCCATTCATCGTCGACAAGTGGCACCATGGGAGGGAAGTCACCTTCCGCCGCAATCCCGATTACAATTCGGCACCCGCCACTGCGAAGCACCAGGGTCCGGCTTACGTTGACGGGATCAGCTGGAAGTTTCTGCCGGATCAGACTGTCCGATATGGCTCGCTGATCACGGGCGAGACCGACGCCATTTACGACATCCCGGCTATCGCATGGAAAGACGCCAACTCCCGCTTCCCGGTATTACGGCACATTACGGGCGGCACCCCTTTGCGCCTGGCGTTGTATACGGCCAGGTCCCCTTTTGATGACGTGCTCGTCCGCCAGGCCTTTGCCTATTCTGCTGATCGAAAGGCCGCGGTCGGCTCGTCTTTTCTGGGTTCTCTGCCATTTGAAGGTAATGGTGCGCTAAGCCAGAGCTCGCCGGAATACGTGCGCGAGTTGGGGCAATCCTATTCGTACAATGTTCGAAAAGCCAATGAGCTTCTGGATCAGGCGGGTTGGACTGAGCGCAATCATGACGGCGTTCGCGTCAAGAACGGCAGTCCACTCATCGTGCGCATTTCCTATTCGAGCGCTTTTTTGAAGCCCGATGGCGAGCAGGCCTTGCAGGTTATCCAGCAGCAGGCAAGGACGGCCGGCTTTGACGTACGTCTTCAGCCCACTAATCCGGCTGATTTCTTCGCCGGAAAAAACCTTGGCCCCAATGATTATGAGGTCGTGCTTCTCTATTGGGTTGCACCCGGCGCTGAGATATTCCGAGTTTCATGGAAGCCCGACCGGAATGGCGAGCCCAATCGCTTTAATCCGTCACGCTACCAGGATCTGACACTTTGGGATGTCATCCGGAAAGCGGAGCAGGAGTTCAACAAGGCTGAACGTACTGCCCTCTATCAACAGGCGGAACGGAAGATCGTAGATGAGGCTCCTGTTATTGGCCTCACAGTGCTGGACGTGACTTTGGCGACCAGCCCAAATCTAGAAGACGTCTGGCTGGACCGCGGATCAGTCGGCGAACCTGTCTTCTACGACGCTCATTTTGCCGACAACAAATGACGCCGTGAAGATTGTAGCCCCTCGTCCG from Bradyrhizobium sp. B124 includes:
- a CDS encoding ABC transporter substrate-binding protein; translation: MSVLDAKSSRRFTAQSNNRGRKAAAILFVLASLSQLVPSSHAEEASAGNVKRGGIIRYGHFQEPPCLFGGWVQQWYLQRQYSDNLVARSEDGKIVPWLAEAWTISDDKMTYTFEIRPNVKFTDGTPLDAQAIADNINGWLSNNPDLRNPTAAPYLNDSFESAKAIAPLRLQVTLKVPFQPLLNVFAQSSQGILSPTSLKRGLAVNCEKPVGSGPFIVDKWHHGREVTFRRNPDYNSAPATAKHQGPAYVDGISWKFLPDQTVRYGSLITGETDAIYDIPAIAWKDANSRFPVLRHITGGTPLRLALYTARSPFDDVLVRQAFAYSADRKAAVGSSFLGSLPFEGNGALSQSSPEYVRELGQSYSYNVRKANELLDQAGWTERNHDGVRVKNGSPLIVRISYSSAFLKPDGEQALQVIQQQARTAGFDVRLQPTNPADFFAGKNLGPNDYEVVLLYWVAPGAEIFRVSWKPDRNGEPNRFNPSRYQDLTLWDVIRKAEQEFNKAERTALYQQAERKIVDEAPVIGLTVLDVTLATSPNLEDVWLDRGSVGEPVFYDAHFADNK
- a CDS encoding NtaA/DmoA family FMN-dependent monooxygenase (This protein belongs to a clade of FMN-dependent monooxygenases, within a broader family of flavin-dependent oxidoreductases, the luciferase-like monooxygenase (LMM) family, some of whose members use coenzyme F420 rather than FMN.) is translated as MSSVVRMLHIGLNLHGAGGHSAAWRWPGTNPSAFFDIEHYVHAAKLAERGLLDAVFLADTPAIPSDITRQPPLNGLEPTLALAVIARETERIGLIATASTTYNEPYNLARRFQSLDVISGGRAAWNAVTTSSPATVANFGGHQVGRADRYKRAEDFVEAVRALWLSWGGRTIIADQAAGLYADQSQFKLLDPNQNAFGIRGPLTHPGSRQGHPIIVQAGGSDYGLRLAARSADVVFAAAGDLTTALREAERLRALSHQFGRRVAPLILPGLVTCIGGTEKEAQRRKKELDDLLDLQHAIVALARSMDVPVEKLSLDESIPEEILPDPNDVPFSVGHHRTIESLARQGRTVREIISSVQAFGHRLFVGAPEQIADSIETWFHAGAVDGFNIIPDVLTDGAPAFVEHVVPVLQKRGLFRTEYRGETLREHFGIPLNVEPANMASTSAH